AGGCGGGAAAGCGCCCGATGGCTTACTCATTGATCACCACCGCGAAAAACAGTCTGTTCTGGATTATTTCCGGGTAAATGCGGCCATTCGCGAAGCTCTCAAACCAAGGGTGGAGCTGCCTTCGGGAGGGTACATCATCATTGAACCCACCGAAGCGCTCACGGTCATTGATGTCAACTCTGGCTCATTTACGAAATCAGCAACAGCGCGGGAAACGGTGCTCTGGACGAACTATGAAGCTGCCACAGAAATTGCACGACAATTGCGTCTTCGTAATATTGGTGGGGTGATTGTCGTAGATTTCATTGATATGGATTCCCGACATGATCAATTGAAGTTGTTAGAGCATTTCACCGGAATTTTAAAATCAGATAAGGCTAGACCACAGATTGCCCAGTTGTCAGAATTGGGCCTGGTGGAATTGACCCGTAAGCGTCAGGGCCAAAATCTTTATGAACTCTTTGGTAAACCTTGTGCCCATTGCAATGGCCTTGGTCATTTAGTGCATTTACCTGGGGAAGAAGAAGCGGTTCCTCTACAGCTTAGTGTAATGTCTTCTCTTTCTTTGCAGTCGGGCTCCCGGACGCCTGGGGAAAGTCGTCCAGTCCTTCCGGGACGTAGGACGCCGAATACTGCCCATGGCCGTCGCCTAACTTCGCGGGTTTCTCGGAGTAAGCTTGTCACCCAAGAGCCTGTTTCTGGCACTGAGCCTCTAAATTTGGTACATCATCCTGATTATCAAGAGCAGGGTGGGAGCGGCAATAGTCGCCGACGTCGCCGGCGTGCTCCGGAAGTTGCCAGTAAACCTGTGCTCCGGGATGTGAAAGAACTGCGGGAAGACAATGGTAATGATGGTGGCGATCGCCTCCAGCAAAATGAACCCCAAGAATCCAAAGTCGTCACACCAGAAAACAACAATAATACGCCGGCTCCACGCTTTGAGCGCCGCGAGCGGGGCCGCTTCCGTCGGGATGAACCCAAAGAAACGATTCAAGTGGAAATGACGGAGCAGGAAAAAAGCCTCTATGCCCTTATTGGGGTGTCGCCTCTGGTTCGTCTAGATCCCGCCATCAAAAAAGATCCCCGTTCAACCATTGTGCAAATTGTCAGCCCTGGAAGCCTTGATGCCGCCCAGGAAGAAGCTGCAGTGACGCCGGAAAAAACAAAATCTGAAGCCACCGAGCTTGAGCCTGTTGAGTCTGAACCCAACCAACCTCAACAGTTAGATCTCACCCATTTAGCCACCGCGAAAAAGCAGGAACTTTCGTCTGCCACCAGCGGTGAGTCAACGCCACAGGTGGCCACTGTCCCCGCAGTAACACCTGAAAATAATGCCGAGGAAGAGGCCCCGGTTGGCCGCCGGCGCCGCCGTCGTCGCTCTTCGAGCAGCAATTAACGGTTTTTTTCGTTATTCTGAGGCAGTGGCAACGCTGCCTTTTTTTGATCTTTGATATTGTTTTACTCCTTCGCTATTTCCAAAACCTATGGCCGCTACCCAAACGACCGACGCTATCTTGACCGCTCTGCACCATTTGATTGGTGTGGTTGCCCAACTGCGATCGCCTGAGGGGGGCTGTCCTTGGGATTTGGAGCAAACGCCCCAGACGCTCATTCCCTACGTTATTGAAGAAGCCTATGAAGTCGTCCATGCCCTCCGCCAAGATGACCAACAGGCGATCGCCGAAGAACTAGGCGACCTCCTCCTCCAGGTGATTTTACAAGCCCAAATCGCCCAAGAATATGGACATTTCAGCCTCCAAGAAGTCGCTGAAGGCATTAGTCAAAAACTGATTCGTCGCCATCCCCATGTTTTTGGAGAAGCCATTGCAACGACCACAGCCGAAGTGCGCCAAAATTGGGATGCGATTAAGGCCCAAGAAAAAGGAGAATCTCTCCATTCAAAAAACCAACTGAGTCAAAAACTAGAGCGCTACAACAGCACCCTACCGCCGCTTATGGCTAGTCTCAAGATGTCTGAAAAAGCAGCAGTAGCAGGTTTTGAATGGGAAAATATCACAGAAGTTTGGGATAAATTCACAGAAGAACTCACAGAATTTAAAGAAGCCCTGGGGAGCGACAACAAAGCACATCAAGAAGCAGAATTAGGAGATCTACTCTTTACAGTCGTCAATCTCGCCCGTTGGTATGATCTAGATCCTAGTGCGGCTCTCCACGGCACAAATCAGCGCATGGTACAACGCATTACTCTGATGGAAAATTTTGCCGAAAAATCTCTCAGTGACTATTCCCTCTCTGAACTAGAAACCCTTTGGCAACAAGCCAAATCCCATCTTCAGCAGCACAAAACTTAAATCAAACACTCATCAACTTCAGTAAAGGCAACGACTGACCGCTTCTTTGCTCAATTAAGGGTAACTAAAGACATTATCCTCGGGCTGATTGAAGGATGACGATATTTGTTGTCAGATAGAGGCACTTAATTGCCGCTGCCTAATTTTGTAAACAGATCAGTATTTTCTCAGTGTGCTCTCTGTGAAAATCATCAAAAGCGCTTGGGTTAATGTAGAAATGTCTCAATTAATTCTTGTATTTCATAGGATTGGCGATCGCAGAGATTAACAAAAATCAACACTAATCTTGACAAGAGCTTCATTTTTTGGAAGGTTTATCTTCCTGAGACAGAGATATAATAGATAGGTAGCCTATCTCGAAACTTAGTCTTGGCCCTGTTACGGAATTTCTCCCGTAAGTGTGTCAGGATAAAGTTTGAGGAAATGTTAAGATTTAAGCCTGGCCTCGTCATTTCTCGCTGATCTAGCTCTCCCGAAAATAGACTGCCGACAGTAGAGATACCGCATGCTTGATATCTGCGGCAATGATAGAGGCAAGTCAACACTAGATTTTTTAAATTTCTTCATCCTGAAGAACCCAGGGGAGACTTTTCATTGCTCCTTGCGTCAACCTTCATAGCAGTAGGTATTTGTCGTAACTTAGGCTCTGTATTTAAATTTAACTCCTATGGAAGATAAACAGTGGTGGAATAAACCCTTAGTCGGGGATGCTAGTCTAACGGAAAAGATTGCAAAGTTAATTAGTAAAGAATCCGTCCCTGACAGTGCTGTTTTAGCCCATCGGAAATTTTTACGAGAACTCAATGCTAAAGCTTGGCATGTGCAACGCATTGAGTTGAATAAATTTGATAATGCAGATTTTGTCGCCTACGCGCAAATGCGGATTTTACTCGAAAAAAACCTAGGGGATTTTCAAGGTCTGAAACGGGTTACTCAGTTATTAGAACTTGCCTTAACAGCGGCGGAAAGCTATCTACTGATTTCAGAGACAGAACTACAATTTCGTAGTCCGATTCAAAAAAGTATCTATAAATTTATTTCCCAAGTTTTAGCAACAAAAGAACATCAAGAAGTTCTAGAGATTATTCACCAAAAAGTATGGCCCCTAATTGATAAGGTTAAAACAGAAAAAGGGAAGGTGGTTTTAAAAAGCTATTTGATGGCCATTGACAAGGTAGCACAGTATGCAGACGGCCTTGAGCTGCTGCGTTTATTTAAGCAAGCCAGCTATAGCTATACTGTTTTGCGTATTATTTCGAGTATCTCAAAAACCCTTACTAAATCAGATGTTTATGATATGCAAGGGGTCAGTTTGCAAATTATTGATAATCAAGAAATTTTCAATAATTTGGCAAAAATTCTTCAGGTACCGCCAGAACATGACAACCCCCGCTCCTATGCGAGAATGCTGCAGTTTATCGCTTTTAAATATAAGTATCAACAAGAAGATTTAGATTTTCAACGACTATTACAGCGCCTACGAGATTGGGAACAACCTTATCTCAGTATTGCTGCCTTGCGAGAGCAGTATTCGGCCCAAGAGTATAATCTTCCGAAGGAATTTAAGGAAACCCTGGCTGCTCTGGAGATTTACGAAAAATATAAGCGTTATTTATAAAGCCTTCTTGCTCAAACGATCCTGCTAGGCAAAGGGCCTGCTCTATGGAGTATTTGGTCATTTCATGGGGTCACAGGATCGATGAGGTGATTAATCTGGGCATTGGTGGTACTGAGGGTCTGCTGGAGTAATGTGAGGGAAGTTTCACTGATGTAATTTTGGCAGGAAATTAGGTGAGGCGGCTGGTGAAGTTGCAGTTGTGTGAGTTGCTGTTGGATGGTAACAAGGCTGAGGCGATCGCATAAAACTGTTTGGCTGCGTTCGAGGAGTGAATCGAGCCTAGTTAGAGGCTCGGGCCTGCTAGTAGTTAGGGTGAGATCGGGACGCAGACTTTCAATAATCGTGCGGGCAGCGTGGAGAATGCCAGGACTAACACTCACCAAACCGAGGCGATGGTTCTGGGGGAGCGCTCTAATAAGCTGCAGTTCTTCGGCATAATCGTGGAGCGACAGGGGAATAATTTGAAATTTTTCTGGGGGGGCGATCGCCTCGACGATCTGGACAAAATAGGGGGTCGTAATAATCGTGGCGGTGGTGAAGTGGGTTAAGCGTTCGGCCAAGGTTTCGAGGGGAATAAGCTGCATCGGGAGGGCGATCGCCTGGGAAATTTCTTGCAAAATCCATTGACCGGCGCCTAACTCCTGTTCCGGCACGGTGACGAAAACCTGGGCAGCGGCAGCCAAACGCCAATCGAGATTTTCACAAAACAGGTGCCGAATTTGGGGCAAACTATACCCTTGTTCCAATAGTTGTTGAATCGCTTGGTCACAAATACTTTGGGGCCGCACGGTTAATCTGGGAGCCACGGTAGAACGGGGCATAGCCGGAAAATTATCTTGCACATAAACCCCCGAACCCGGCACTGATTTCACCAAACCTAGGGCTTCTAGCTCGCGGTAAACTTTGCCAATCGTATTGCGGTGGAGCCCCGTACTCATCTCTAACTGGCGCAGACTAGGAAGCCGTTTCTCTGGCGGAAACTGCTGGGAGGCGATCGCAAACTGCAACTGATCGCGCAGTTGTTCAGCGGCAGGAATATCGCTTTCCGATTGAATACGAAACGAAAACATCAGCATTACCCTGAGGATTTCCCTCCATCAAAGCAGAAAACACCTGGGGCGATCGCCTCCCATCACCTCAAAAAAATTCCCCAAGCATAACTCAGGGAATCAATTAGTCAATGGGTCTCAGTTAAACAGAAAACCTTAAACAATCACAAAAGGATGAGGTTCCGTTACATTCTCCGTCCATTTCCGGGGGGGAGCCGCCCGCCGAATATTGCGCCAAATTTGGGTCGCCGCCAGGGTACCATCGGCCACCGCAATGGAAACTTGATTCAACCCTTTTTTCAAATCACCGAGGGCAAAAATCCGGTCATGGCTGGTTTGACACATTTCATTGGTCACCAAGTTTTCACCATCCCACTCCAGACCCGGAATGCCCTTGAGGTAGTGGTTATGGTAAATAGAGCCCATGTTGATCAGGCCAGTGGTTGCTTCCACGATGGTGCCATCTTCGAGTTCCACACCGCTCATCTTGTGGTTTTCCCCATGGAATTTAACAATTTTCTGCTCATAGAGGGGATAGCCATGTTCGGCGAGTTTTTCTTTCATTTCATCACTCACCTCGACGAGGCCATGGGTTAATACCGAGATATAAGGGGTAAACCAATTCAAGACAAAAGCGGCGTTAATTTGTCCTTCGGTGCCCGCGATCACCACCGCCTTTTGGTCCCACATATCATAACCATCACAGATCATGCACACATGGAGAGTGTAGCCGGCATAATCATAGACATTTTGCATGTCTTCGGTTTCTGGGAGTTTGTCGATAATTCCAGAGGCAGCAATCAGGTATTTACTGCGGAAAATGGGATAGGCACTGTCTT
The nucleotide sequence above comes from [Synechococcus] sp. NIES-970. Encoded proteins:
- a CDS encoding transcriptional regulator, gntR family protein — protein: MFSFRIQSESDIPAAEQLRDQLQFAIASQQFPPEKRLPSLRQLEMSTGLHRNTIGKVYRELEALGLVKSVPGSGVYVQDNFPAMPRSTVAPRLTVRPQSICDQAIQQLLEQGYSLPQIRHLFCENLDWRLAAAAQVFVTVPEQELGAGQWILQEISQAIALPMQLIPLETLAERLTHFTTATIITTPYFVQIVEAIAPPEKFQIIPLSLHDYAEELQLIRALPQNHRLGLVSVSPGILHAARTIIESLRPDLTLTTSRPEPLTRLDSLLERSQTVLCDRLSLVTIQQQLTQLQLHQPPHLISCQNYISETSLTLLQQTLSTTNAQINHLIDPVTP
- the rne_2 gene encoding ribonuclease E, coding for MPKQIIIAEQHQIAAVFWEDQIQEIVVSTGAQQVGDIYLGIVENVIPGIDAAFVNIGDTEKNGFIHVTDLGPIRLRKNSSSIIELLEPQQRALVQVMKEPTGNKGPRLTGNITLPGRYVVLMPYSKGVNLSRRISDESERNRLRALAVLMKPPGMGLLVRTEAEGTDEESIIEDLELLQKQWESIQQQANHGRAPLLINRDDDFIQRVLRDMYSDEVNRIVVDSAHGVKRVKSQLMNWQGGKAPDGLLIDHHREKQSVLDYFRVNAAIREALKPRVELPSGGYIIIEPTEALTVIDVNSGSFTKSATARETVLWTNYEAATEIARQLRLRNIGGVIVVDFIDMDSRHDQLKLLEHFTGILKSDKARPQIAQLSELGLVELTRKRQGQNLYELFGKPCAHCNGLGHLVHLPGEEEAVPLQLSVMSSLSLQSGSRTPGESRPVLPGRRTPNTAHGRRLTSRVSRSKLVTQEPVSGTEPLNLVHHPDYQEQGGSGNSRRRRRRAPEVASKPVLRDVKELREDNGNDGGDRLQQNEPQESKVVTPENNNNTPAPRFERRERGRFRRDEPKETIQVEMTEQEKSLYALIGVSPLVRLDPAIKKDPRSTIVQIVSPGSLDAAQEEAAVTPEKTKSEATELEPVESEPNQPQQLDLTHLATAKKQELSSATSGESTPQVATVPAVTPENNAEEEAPVGRRRRRRRSSSSN
- a CDS encoding MazG family protein, which produces MAATQTTDAILTALHHLIGVVAQLRSPEGGCPWDLEQTPQTLIPYVIEEAYEVVHALRQDDQQAIAEELGDLLLQVILQAQIAQEYGHFSLQEVAEGISQKLIRRHPHVFGEAIATTTAEVRQNWDAIKAQEKGESLHSKNQLSQKLERYNSTLPPLMASLKMSEKAAVAGFEWENITEVWDKFTEELTEFKEALGSDNKAHQEAELGDLLFTVVNLARWYDLDPSAALHGTNQRMVQRITLMENFAEKSLSDYSLSELETLWQQAKSHLQQHKT
- a CDS encoding hypothetical protein (conserved hypothetical protein); protein product: MEDKQWWNKPLVGDASLTEKIAKLISKESVPDSAVLAHRKFLRELNAKAWHVQRIELNKFDNADFVAYAQMRILLEKNLGDFQGLKRVTQLLELALTAAESYLLISETELQFRSPIQKSIYKFISQVLATKEHQEVLEIIHQKVWPLIDKVKTEKGKVVLKSYLMAIDKVAQYADGLELLRLFKQASYSYTVLRIISSISKTLTKSDVYDMQGVSLQIIDNQEIFNNLAKILQVPPEHDNPRSYARMLQFIAFKYKYQQEDLDFQRLLQRLRDWEQPYLSIAALREQYSAQEYNLPKEFKETLAALEIYEKYKRYL
- a CDS encoding NADP-thioredoxin reductase; translation: MKLSSKNFETRLDTVYDAIVVGGGMGGLSAAIYLARYGLKCLVIEKGKGRSLWMQDLRNYVGLDPETPGRDILTQSTKQAIEWGADHLRGYVEEVTDEGDTFAVKVKVGKKDSAYPIFRSKYLIAASGIIDKLPETEDMQNVYDYAGYTLHVCMICDGYDMWDQKAVVIAGTEGQINAAFVLNWFTPYISVLTHGLVEVSDEMKEKLAEHGYPLYEQKIVKFHGENHKMSGVELEDGTIVEATTGLINMGSIYHNHYLKGIPGLEWDGENLVTNEMCQTSHDRIFALGDLKKGLNQVSIAVADGTLAATQIWRNIRRAAPPRKWTENVTEPHPFVIV